Sequence from the Diadema setosum chromosome 18, eeDiaSeto1, whole genome shotgun sequence genome:
TGCATATTTTCACATGGTGGATAATGCAAAATCATTTTAAACATCATCAACACGATCAAGAAATATCCTtatttacaattgtacaatgtacaatgaagCAAAACCTGCTGCATATGGAAACCGAGTATATCAAGGTTCCCGTAGCGTCAACTCATGGACGAGAATTGGGTATCCTCGCTCGTGTTCAACTTGTGTAACATACCATTTGCTTTAGGCCTTTTCTAACCGATGCGATGGGGAAATCACAATAAAGAAGAGCGCTATTTACTAAGCACAGGGATAAGGACACCAACACTAATACATGGGACTACTGTGTGAAGGAGTTTTTCCGAGTACGCATACGGAGGAAAACGTATAAAAACTTACTGCCTCGACCGCCTGATGAAGAACAGCCGCAAATCGGTTGAGCATCGTGAAAATGTGGAATCTTCCTTCCTAATCTTAGTAGAAACTGATGGTGATAGTAGGCAAATCAGCGCGAATTAGATAACAGCGGATGTTTTGTTTCGCATACATCGTCCGGGTCCTTCATTCAGAACTTGTCCAGCTGTCATTCGGCCACTGCGCGTGCGTGTGATGATCGCACCGCTGCACCTGCTGAGAAGTTTCATGCGTAGATCCTTGTCGAGTCCCCACCCCCACCTCACCACCACAACCATAGTCCactgtgtaagagttctgtgagTCCACTGCCCGGACTGTTTTGTGTACCGCAACCACTCCACCACCACCTGCTGCCGGTCGGtgccccaccaccaccaccaccgtcACTACCACCTGGaccccgtcttataaagacttgtgattgattcaaGTCAATCACAAGTTTGTGTTCCTGTACTTCCATAAGCAATCATGTATAAGTATCCGGGTGTGAGAACAATCATTGTGTCTTTTTAAAGAgaacattaacaaaataaaaatcatgtcaaagttgtttcgcaattttcattacacaagaatgatgatattgatgactTGGCCAGAAATATAACCATAAAATGCTGCGCATTGAGAGCATAATCATTCGGTCATTGTTGTAAGTCATGATCATACATGACTGAGCTATATCACTGGTATCATCTCTGGCATCAGTGATCAGGTGGTTGTGTCGTCACATAACACAAGAGGGAGGCAGACCGCAGAACTGTTCTGTGAGGCAGACTAGCAGCGCCACTCGATGGAGTTGAAGTTGACAGAGTTCATGTCTGCGTGCACTTCATGACCATCGGAGCCATCGGAGGCTCATCTGATCCCCAAATTGCAAAAGTTTCGGCGTTCCGATGAGTTCCGGTGAAATCAGGGCACCGTTTCCTGAAAGtagtcagccctgacaagttgtcagtctctgacaattaccATAGTAACCTGGTCAGTGACCAAAGCTTCTAGGCTGCTTCTCAGCCATTCAAAACCCGGCTAGGaatttactgaaattgtcagagactgacaacttgtcagggctaaCAACTTTCAAGAAACGGTGCTCTTTTTCGACAAGCTCCAGAGACTCACGCCAAGGCTTACCCTGAGGGCGATACCAATGTCAGAGGAGCCCCAGAACGAAGATTCAAATTAACCTGTTCGGGTCTAGGACGTCGTCTGGACACGCCCGATGGTCACATGACACAAATCTGACACACATACAACTAACTCGATACTGACCGGACTGACTCGACACTTATCCGACACTGACTCGAGTTACGACTGCAAATGGCGTCCGATGGCGAAATACGCTCTGAGCTCTTAATACCTCCATTCCACAGAGATCTTTTTTTCATCGGTCAGtcgtcggaagcaaagttttCTGCTTTCGGTCACCcaccgaagtgtatcggatcgcagtgTAATCAATCCGACTTATGTTTGTCGACtcgactatcaggtcagtgaCAGACATGTCGGGCGTTATCCGATTAAAAATaccccgttttttttttaattcctttccttgttttgttggcattttaatcgcaaatatatcAACACTGAAGAATGGACTTACCTCGTTTTGCTACAAAACTCTTCCAATATGCTGGGATTATGAAATGCTTGAACTGTTTCTTTTCACTGAGGCATGACAATGGGTACCTGGCAgtcatttgtcttttttttagcaaaaaaaaacaacaacaacaacaacaacaacaacacaacaacttATTCACATCTAAACAAAcaggtacaaacacacacatgtcacgctatatatacatgatacataatgacACTCAGGCAGCTATACAAACAGTCTAAATAATATGAGTAGTATAAAATATTGGATTAAAAAaacttcagttttttttttcttaaacataTTCATCTACTTTTCTTCGCTTGCTCTACTTTCTTCGTTGGCAGTCTTGGGTTGAGTGGCACGGTCACCTGCCTGCAAGGATTATCCTTGCAATGTATGTGGAGGCTATAGTACATATTGGTGGTAAGACGATGTCACAAGTAATGTTTAAAGAGTAATGTTTGCCATTCCAAAGGTTTGCTAGTccgaaacattgaaaatcgaaAACCCAAAGTGTCAGTGTGTtctgtaaggaaaaaaaaagtgggccTAGTTCAGTTAAAGGTTTAAATGGTCATAATATGGTTGAACGCATAGATTGCAGGACATAGATTATTCGGATTTCCTTTTCCTTATTGGCTTTGTAAAAGGCGATGTCCAGTCGACTGTACTCCTAATTCTAAAATCGATATTCCCAACCCTAACATCTTCAGGCTATGTACAAATGCGGTAGTCAAAAGGGTTGGTCTTAACTGTATGCTTGAGAGGAAAAGACGGAAAttagtttccattgaaatcCTCGTCAGTCCGCTCTCTTAATGATTGTTAAGCTGGCTTCCTTTGCGCAGAGAGCGACTTTCGTAATCTCtgaacccattttttttttttcgggttgTTCTTTTTGATGAACATTCGCTGTTCCCACTGAGAACTATAAAAATGCAGGTCCCATGCCATGGATCTAGCTCCATGCCAATACCATCTGCGAATAACATGGAGCTGCGTGTAGCTCCGTAAATACGTGGTGCTATACCGTCTTGCCCTCAACATATACACTGGATGAGCCTTCTCACAGGGATTAGGCGACGGCTAGTATGATGCATTGTAACGGTTGACATACCAACACGGACAAATAGAAAGAATCTCATTTTCAATCAGGAAGTAGGATGAACTTAACGTGATTGTATTGAGCTAACGCCCCCAGGCGTTAGTGATGCAAAGAATAATTTGAACGACGTAATCGGCATCCCTTTTTTGCTCGGAAAGAATCATCAACACAGGGTCAATACCCTAGTGGAAGAAAATCCTGTTATTGACATAAAACATAGGGCATCACCTCAAGTTCTGGAGAATGAAAATATGGTAATACTAATCAAGACATCATAATTATGACTGTATACAGCGTTTTCTCAAGTATTTTCCTGGTTATGAGGACTGTAATACGTCAGTGgttaaggcattatttaccatttgcacataaaacaaaaacctagcattagtgcttcaaaatagtcctaaaatgtgagttagggatagaaacaaccaatgtaaaaactTGAACCATTATAATCGATGTAAAGTatagaaaatgtgaacaatagttataatagaattGTTTTTAGACTAGATTGTCTACAATTATGGCTTAGTGAGAAaagtagtgatatctccttatattttgggctttattgcaaaatttttatatgttaggttgttttgtgatacaactgacctacacataagtatgcatcaaatgtgataattcgaacattttgtaaatcattgctcccaaaggtaaacaacaCCTTTAATAGCAAGACATACACAAACCGATGCCGAAGGGCTGGTCTGTATTATGAACTATTTATAAGAAAGCACTACCTTTTGAGGTGTATTTTACACGTGATTTTGTCGGTACTGGTGCATACCATCACCTTTCGTTTCGCTTATTTGCTCAGAGGGAGTGCTATAGTATTTGAGCGAGAGTTCGATGAAAAGTGCGCCACTCCGCTATTTAACTACAATGAAGTGACCGTGTGTGGGCGTGTTTATTAGGTAGCGAACACAAATGACTGCTCCCGTGTTTAGAATGACAACACTCGACAGCGCACACGGTCGCAAACAGAGACGTACGCAGTTATCTTGCCCATTCGATGCATGTGAATGCTCTCCTAGCAGACGAACTATCAGCGAAGCTCCTATCCAGAACGCCTTCAGGACTCGCTCCAAATTCTAAACCAAACAGTCGAACTCCCTTTACtagatgttatttttttttctctcatcacACCGCGGGATATCCTTAtacgaagaaacgaaaaaatTGTGGATTAACTTGTAACTGCAACATTAAAGGTTGGGAAGCTGCCATCGGTTATTATCAGTGAACTCGAATTTGCTTGAGTGAATCATGAGTGTCCAGAGTAACGGCGGGAGCACGTCACCCTCGGGGGTCACGATCACGGCGCAACAGGAGAAGGTGCTCGAGCAGGAGTTCAAGAACGAGAGGAACTGGGACGAATTCACGTTCGAGATGGTGGTCGCGGAGAGCGAGCTCAGCCGGAAAGATGTCGAGGTGAGAGACTTTGATCATGCACCGTCTTGGGAGAAGTTAGAGCGCGCCAAAAGGTTGCTTTCTCGCCTTGTCATTAATTTGAGGCCTGTACATCGACCTTTGCTCGTCGTTGTGTTTGCTCTGTTCCCTTAGCGACATATCGCCTCTCTGATATCATAACGATTGAGCTACCTTGCTTACGTACACAACAGAACACTTTGTCATACTAGCACTTACAAGGCAGGGGTTATAATCAAGTCTTCATTCTCACAATATACTACCGGCTTCTTAAAACGATCTTGCGTAACAACGTTACTGAAAAGATATAATGAAACGCAGGACGTGTATACGACCTGTCAATTAGActcatggcgggggggggggggggggggcagtaagAGTAAAGAACGCTTCAATGATTTCTACTACAGTATTGACCAAACATATTAGTTTTGGCAATATCAAGATATATACTGACAGGGGCGAGAATAGCTGATGAGACGGTCAACAGTCTCGTGCCTTGACGAATG
This genomic interval carries:
- the LOC140241329 gene encoding homeodomain-only protein-like, which codes for MSVQSNGGSTSPSGVTITAQQEKVLEQEFKNERNWDEFTFEMVVAESELSRKDVEKWYNWRKTEWRRNEGLRIGSGSLTDM